ACGTGCGAATAGGAAATGGCGAGTATGCAGTCGTCGAGGCATGCGAGGCTTATAACTCCTTTTTAGATTTGACTCCTGAAATCGTCGTGTTGACGAATTTAGAACCGGAGCATCTCGATTTTCATAAAAATTGGGAAAACCTTTTATCGAGTGTCGAGGAATTCGTCAAAAAGGCTCGAGGTACGCCGAAATTCATCTATTGTGCGTGCGATGAGGGTGCTTCGAAAGTCGCCCATCGTGTACAAGGGGGGGTGCCCTATGATTTTTCATTAAAACCTTGGGATGCCGTTTACGACAAGGGGACTTTGAGAACATCTTTCGGGGATTTTCGATTGCAACAATTCGGCAGACACAATGCATTGAATGCGCTCGCAGCAGTAACAGCAGCAGAATGTCTCTCGATTCCATCTGAATCCGCTCTACAGTCTTTACTTTCGTATCGTGGATTGAAACGCCGCATGGAGAAAATCGGAGAAAGAGACGGAGTAATCGTATACGACGACTACGCTCATCACCCGACAGAAATTCGTGCGACCCTCGATGCATTTCGTGAGTTCTATCCGGAGAAACGCCTTGTCGTCGCTTTTCAACCGCATTTATATTCGCGCACACGCGATTTTCTCGATGGATTCATCGAAGCGTTGTGTAAAGCGGATGTAGTTTTTCTGACGGATATCTATCCGGCGCGCGAAGAACCCATACCGGGAATTTCTTCTACGTTGATTTGTGAAGGCTTAGAGAAATCAAAGAAAGAATGTTTCCATGAAGCATCGAAACATTTCCTCCCTCGAACGGTAGCGAACTATGTTCGAACGGGGGATGTCGTTATTGGAATGGGTGCTGGGGATATCGAAGCGTTCGCACCGAATCTCTTGAAAGAAATTGCAAGAAAGAGCGAACCGCTTCGAGTGGGGGTTTTTTGCGGAGGACAATCCACAGAGAGAGAAGTCTCGAAATCAGGGGGAATTAATGTCGCAAATGCTTTGAAACGAAAAGGATACCGAGTAGAACTTTACGACCCAAGCGAACTATTAATCGGACAAGGCAACGTTCAGAGTTTGACGGGTGTAGAGCGACCAGATATCGTGTTTTTGCTTCTTCATGGAACGTCAGCAGAAGATGGCACGATACAGGGATTTTTAGAACTTTTGCGAATACCTTATACGGGGAGCGGAGTTTTGCCGAGTGCTACAGCGATAGATAAATACCGAACGAAACAAATCCTTTCCGCTCATGGTATCCCTACACCGAGAGCGAAACTCCTATCGTTAGCCAGCCATGCAGTCCATCCTCCATTTACTGATATGGGGGGTTGGGAAGCCTTTCCAATCGTTGTGAAACCCAACCGTCAAGGTTCAACGATAGGCTTGGGAATCGCTCGCGAACGAAAAGAATTGGAAAAATGTATCGAAGTAGCAAGCAAATACGATTCCCAAGTTTTGTTAGAAGAATACATCGAAGGTGTAGAAATCACGGCGCCGGTTTTGGACGACGAACCGCTGCCTATTGTGGAGATCCGCCCAAAATCGGGTTCGTATGATTTCATGGCGAAATACACTCCGAATGCGACCGAAGAAATCGTTCCCGCTAACATTTCGAAAAAAGCGGAAGAAAACGCGAAACGTTATGCACTCGATGCACATCGAATTCTCGGTCTTGCAGATTTCAGTCGCAGCGATATGATCGTTCGTGGTGACGAAGTCTTTTTCTTGGAGGTTAATACGATTCCTGGAATGACACCTACCTCGTTGCTTCCGCGTTCCGCGAGTGCGGCGGGAATCGCTTTCGATGAACTGTGTTGCAGGATTTTAGAATCTGCGTTAAAGCGTTATGGCATCGAAAAGAAAAAAACGTAGTTTTGAATTAGGTAATTTTTGGCGTCCCTTTTGGGCATTTTATTGGGCTGTCTCGTTGCCTATTGTAATTATCGCGGGATTGTTCACGAGTGATTTGACTTCTCTGACTATCGTGCGCGTTTCCGGTGCTGATAAAAACGATGAACAACGAATAAGAAAGATATTGCAGTCGTATAAAAATATTCCTGCATTGCAAATACCTACTGCAGAGGTCGAATCGCTCATCGAATTGAATCCGAAGATAAAAGTATCGAAGTTCGAGGTTAACGTTTTCGGTCGCGCGCATTTGCACATCGAAAAGCGTAAAGCCATAGCCTCAATAATAGGAAGACCGGGGATGGGTGCTGACATCGAAGGAAAAGTCTTCCCCGTATCGAAGGGTTCCATGCCCAAAATAGGCATAGGGGAGAAAGTACAGGATTACAATCCATTCTTTAGCATATGCAACCCGAACCCCTATTTCGAAGCCTTGCAACTGGCAGAAAAACTTCAAGTTCACCTGCCGAAACTTGAAGGAAACCTTGATTTGGACTTCCAAAGTCGTCTATGCTTTTATGTCAAGGGTGGAAAGTGTCGAGTGCTTTTCGGAAGCGGTAGGCGGCTGGATGAAAAAGTCGAGGTTCTCGAACGGGCTCTCGATTCTCAGCCCGACCTGTTGGAGAGCGTTAGAGTCGTTAACTTGGTCGAGCCCGATTACCCTGTAGTGGTCGAAGAATAAAATATGCAAATTAATTTTGTAAAATTTCCGCAATGGATGATGCCAGTAACTCTGGTTGCCTTGCTCATGGGCTTTCTTCTCGTTTCTTCACATTTAAGTTACGGTCCTCAATCGAGTGGAGCGCCGCGGATGTACGGCGCACCGGAAGGACGCGGTGCGGGCGCTAGCCTTGCTCGTTCCCTCGATGAGAAAGATAACGAAATCAACAAACTTCGGGAAGAAATCACGCAGTTGCAAAACGCTTTAGCGAATCAGTCTCGACAGGCAAAAGTTCTCAACGAGAGTTTGCAAGAGGCGAAGTTATTGGCAGCGCTTACCGAAGTCGAAGGACCCGGTGTCGAAATTATTTTAAAAGACAGCGAAAAACAATCGGACAACCCATGGCAATATGTAATCCACGACGATGACGTGATTCGCGTCGTGAACGAACTTTGGTTAGCAGGCGCTGAAGCGATTGCCGTCAATAATCAACGAATTTCCATAACTACTGCATTTCGATGTGAAGGTCCGGTGATTTATGTAGGGCGCGTTCCCATTTCGTCGCCCGTTGTCATTCGCGCAATTGGCGACCCCGAGACTCTTATGGGTGCACTCAACATGCCGGGAAGATATTTGAACGAAATTCGTACGGTAGACCCTAAAATGGTCGAAATCCATAAGCGCTATAAAATGGTCTTGCCGGCATATACCGGCTCGACAGAGTTCCGTCACGCAAGAAGCACAGTACCGAAACAATGATTTTATTAATTCCGATTTTGGCTTTAGTTATTGGCGGTCTTCTCGCCTTTTTCGTGGGTGGGTGGGAAAACATCCCGAGAGAATATATCGGAGTGGCTACTTTAGCAGGGATTGACACCGTCTTCGGCGGGTTGCGAGCAGGACTCGAAGGTCGCTTTCGAAACGACCTTTTCATGTCGGGCTTTTTCGTAAATATTCTCCTTGCTGTCGGTTTGGTCGCCCTCGGTTTCGCCATCGGAGTCGAAGAACTCTATCTCGCTGCCGTTA
This genomic stretch from Fimbriimonadales bacterium harbors:
- the murC gene encoding UDP-N-acetylmuramate--L-alanine ligase, which codes for MRTQAEIDKSFSESVSLPETGRIHFIGIGGAGMSAIARILLHRGREVSGTDLVPSGVLDELRVRGADISIGHDAQKVFGASAVVVTDAVDLKSNPEVSVAKELGLPLLRRSQALADLLKNYRVIAVTGTHGKSTVTAMIGHILESHSFDPMVVIGADSVAYGSNVRIGNGEYAVVEACEAYNSFLDLTPEIVVLTNLEPEHLDFHKNWENLLSSVEEFVKKARGTPKFIYCACDEGASKVAHRVQGGVPYDFSLKPWDAVYDKGTLRTSFGDFRLQQFGRHNALNALAAVTAAECLSIPSESALQSLLSYRGLKRRMEKIGERDGVIVYDDYAHHPTEIRATLDAFREFYPEKRLVVAFQPHLYSRTRDFLDGFIEALCKADVVFLTDIYPAREEPIPGISSTLICEGLEKSKKECFHEASKHFLPRTVANYVRTGDVVIGMGAGDIEAFAPNLLKEIARKSEPLRVGVFCGGQSTEREVSKSGGINVANALKRKGYRVELYDPSELLIGQGNVQSLTGVERPDIVFLLLHGTSAEDGTIQGFLELLRIPYTGSGVLPSATAIDKYRTKQILSAHGIPTPRAKLLSLASHAVHPPFTDMGGWEAFPIVVKPNRQGSTIGLGIARERKELEKCIEVASKYDSQVLLEEYIEGVEITAPVLDDEPLPIVEIRPKSGSYDFMAKYTPNATEEIVPANISKKAEENAKRYALDAHRILGLADFSRSDMIVRGDEVFFLEVNTIPGMTPTSLLPRSASAAGIAFDELCCRILESALKRYGIEKKKT
- a CDS encoding DUF881 domain-containing protein, which encodes MQINFVKFPQWMMPVTLVALLMGFLLVSSHLSYGPQSSGAPRMYGAPEGRGAGASLARSLDEKDNEINKLREEITQLQNALANQSRQAKVLNESLQEAKLLAALTEVEGPGVEIILKDSEKQSDNPWQYVIHDDDVIRVVNELWLAGAEAIAVNNQRISITTAFRCEGPVIYVGRVPISSPVVIRAIGDPETLMGALNMPGRYLNEIRTVDPKMVEIHKRYKMVLPAYTGSTEFRHARSTVPKQ
- a CDS encoding small basic family protein, giving the protein MILLIPILALVIGGLLAFFVGGWENIPREYIGVATLAGIDTVFGGLRAGLEGRFRNDLFMSGFFVNILLAVGLVALGFAIGVEELYLAAVITLGGRLFLNLSLIRRHYITKITDAMARKKLEVGR